From a single Candidatus Thorarchaeota archaeon genomic region:
- a CDS encoding DNA topoisomerase VI subunit B — protein MVSPYASLVPSEYPRGCPSLLFDHPLSYLDRTLASLCPLTYTLLDFLLLTTNAQWQSNEYFVCNTVLLSISLLSFHDSRSGVRVLQVASQSVPDIVELSVSAWFYRNRTIAGFDNPARSLYVSIREIIENSLDACEDAGVLPAIEVELTRTEEQDPSELMTSGPQTFHLIVRDNGTGIPRTVIPQLIGKMLAGTKFTLRQTRGTFGLGGSLALLYGQVTTQKPVEVLTGQIGDTHYTRLVMRLDIEKNQPVIVEEVQIPKDPTEHGTTISFFLEGDWLRSKRKIIEYFVQTSIIVPYASIQFKSPDGTTYEYPRVYTSLPRKPREMKPHPRGIDVETLKNMIALTRKKTLASFMMGSFQRVGKTISEDFLSRAGLDPGQSPSTVTDEDLLTMMHTLTSYDAFIAPSSESLSPAGKELLEAGLKRLDPEFIAVTQRSPSVHEGHPFIVETAVAYGGDLPQGMRLYRFANRIPLLYDEGSDVSNRVIRELNLKNYGLRPEDPLAFLVHICSTRVPYKTVGKEYIGDVDAVRREIRLGLKWCLRKIGEDVRRRHRVQRRQKRENKLQRYYTFMAHVLSDATGRPVTIRKLFDGA, from the coding sequence TTGGTATCGCCCTATGCGAGTCTAGTACCATCAGAGTATCCACGAGGATGTCCTAGTCTGTTGTTCGATCATCCTCTATCATATTTGGATCGGACCCTTGCAAGTCTATGTCCTCTTACCTATACATTACTGGACTTTCTGCTGTTGACGACAAATGCACAGTGGCAATCAAACGAGTATTTCGTCTGTAATACTGTGCTTCTTAGCATCAGCCTCCTATCGTTTCATGACAGCCGATCAGGAGTCAGAGTCTTGCAAGTGGCGTCCCAGTCAGTTCCGGATATTGTTGAACTATCGGTTTCAGCGTGGTTCTATAGAAACAGGACCATTGCCGGATTTGATAATCCCGCGCGTTCTCTCTATGTTTCAATACGCGAGATCATAGAGAACAGTCTTGATGCCTGTGAGGACGCAGGAGTTCTTCCAGCAATTGAGGTGGAGTTGACTCGGACCGAGGAGCAAGACCCTTCAGAACTCATGACTTCTGGTCCTCAGACATTCCATCTTATTGTGCGTGATAATGGGACTGGAATTCCACGTACTGTTATTCCTCAACTCATTGGGAAGATGCTTGCTGGTACCAAGTTCACACTCAGGCAGACTCGGGGTACTTTCGGACTTGGTGGCAGTCTTGCCCTGCTCTACGGGCAGGTCACCACCCAGAAGCCGGTAGAAGTCTTGACCGGGCAGATCGGTGACACTCACTATACTCGTCTTGTCATGCGGCTTGACATCGAAAAGAATCAGCCTGTGATTGTTGAGGAGGTCCAGATCCCAAAGGATCCGACCGAACACGGAACGACCATCTCCTTCTTCTTAGAGGGGGACTGGTTGCGTAGCAAGAGAAAGATCATCGAGTATTTTGTTCAGACCAGCATCATTGTTCCCTATGCCTCGATCCAGTTTAAGAGTCCTGATGGCACGACCTACGAGTATCCGCGTGTGTATACCTCATTGCCACGTAAGCCCCGCGAGATGAAGCCACATCCACGAGGGATCGATGTCGAGACCCTGAAGAATATGATTGCACTGACTCGGAAAAAGACTCTTGCATCGTTCATGATGGGGTCTTTCCAGCGTGTGGGAAAAACGATATCTGAAGACTTTCTGAGCCGTGCCGGATTAGACCCGGGCCAGTCCCCTTCCACTGTGACCGATGAAGATCTACTGACTATGATGCATACTCTTACTTCATATGATGCTTTCATCGCGCCCTCCTCGGAGTCGCTGTCACCTGCTGGGAAGGAGTTGCTGGAGGCAGGTCTCAAGCGGTTAGATCCCGAATTCATAGCTGTGACGCAGAGGTCTCCCAGTGTTCATGAGGGCCATCCGTTCATTGTTGAGACCGCGGTGGCATATGGTGGTGATCTCCCCCAAGGTATGAGACTCTATAGATTTGCAAATAGGATCCCTCTACTCTACGATGAGGGGTCGGATGTCTCGAATCGCGTCATTCGTGAATTGAATCTGAAGAACTATGGTCTCCGGCCAGAGGATCCGCTTGCATTTCTTGTCCATATATGTTCGACACGTGTCCCTTACAAGACCGTTGGGAAAGAGTACATTGGTGATGTTGATGCAGTGCGGCGAGAGATCCGATTAGGTCTCAAGTGGTGTCTGAGGAAGATCGGCGAGGATGTCAGACGGCGACACAGAGTTCAGCGCCGACAGAAGCGCGAGAACAAGCTCCAGCGGTACTACACCTTCATGGCGCATGTGTTGTCAGATGCTACTGGGCGACCTGTGACGATCCGCAAACTCTTCGATGGAGCGTGA
- a CDS encoding radical SAM protein, protein MDLANYPFGIHPCWSNDHTRVWERIHLPVAPRCNVKCIFCDRHGGTTCNMPVPGRALRVMNVDEALSRLKEELAKRPNLKIVAVSGPGEPLYNQQTFEVMEAATELDYDLDYCLSSNGVFLLDSIPRLSKIGVRTVTVSMSAVLPETAEKVYEWVKFDRERIFEGFGEAVVKRQLDGIREARRHGIHIKVNSVLMPGINLEEMGLIAQEIAKAGAEFHNIMPLVPCGSLNGTRPPTPEELARAREMAAEHLDQFFECKLCRSDVVGVPGHDTIL, encoded by the coding sequence ATGGATCTTGCAAACTATCCCTTTGGTATTCACCCATGCTGGTCAAATGATCATACCCGTGTGTGGGAACGCATTCATCTTCCTGTGGCTCCACGTTGTAATGTGAAATGCATTTTTTGCGATCGACATGGTGGCACCACTTGCAATATGCCCGTTCCAGGGCGTGCTCTGCGAGTGATGAATGTTGATGAGGCACTCTCACGGTTGAAAGAAGAGTTGGCAAAACGGCCCAATCTAAAAATAGTGGCCGTGTCAGGACCGGGAGAACCATTGTACAATCAGCAGACGTTCGAGGTCATGGAAGCGGCAACAGAACTCGACTATGATCTTGATTATTGTCTGAGCAGTAACGGTGTCTTTCTATTGGACTCTATTCCCCGGCTCTCTAAGATCGGCGTTCGCACAGTCACGGTCTCGATGAGCGCGGTTCTGCCTGAGACCGCCGAAAAGGTCTATGAATGGGTCAAGTTCGATCGTGAGCGTATCTTTGAGGGATTTGGCGAGGCCGTTGTGAAGCGCCAACTCGATGGCATACGCGAGGCCCGACGCCATGGGATACATATTAAAGTGAACTCGGTTCTCATGCCCGGTATCAATCTAGAAGAGATGGGTCTGATTGCACAGGAGATTGCCAAGGCAGGTGCTGAATTTCATAACATAATGCCGCTAGTGCCATGTGGGTCGCTCAATGGTACTCGTCCTCCCACTCCTGAGGAGCTTGCAAGAGCACGAGAAATGGCAGCCGAACATCTCGATCAATTTTTTGAATGCAAGTTATGTCGCAGCGATGTAGTCGGAGTTCCCGGGCATGATACGATTCTCTAG
- a CDS encoding roadblock/LC7 domain-containing protein: MHNQSAMDVLQLLKELLRDLSRTSPILGAAIFSIEGLPLVSYFHTTTEDASVAAIIASAYAAGEQTVRELRQGNLKSIIIEGTMGTSLILAVSGGYLLTVTAPENAKMGLVFHDAKRVVREVNRLIQELA, encoded by the coding sequence ATGCATAATCAAAGTGCAATGGATGTGTTGCAACTACTCAAGGAACTGCTCAGAGATCTCTCTCGGACCTCTCCTATCCTTGGAGCGGCAATCTTCTCAATTGAAGGACTCCCACTTGTGAGCTATTTCCATACGACCACTGAAGACGCATCTGTTGCAGCTATTATTGCTAGTGCTTATGCAGCCGGTGAACAGACAGTTCGTGAACTCCGCCAAGGTAATCTCAAATCCATCATCATTGAGGGGACTATGGGGACCTCGCTTATTCTTGCGGTCTCTGGTGGTTATCTCCTCACTGTGACCGCACCCGAGAATGCAAAGATGGGACTTGTGTTCCATGATGCAAAACGTGTGGTGCGCGAAGTTAATCGACTTATTCAAGAGCTGGCGTAG
- a CDS encoding DUF86 domain-containing protein: MAVDTNYIKRRLRRIQEEIEHLKWIKQTLEEETEEPWRGIRLAERTIEIITHAISDVTIHIIAHKRLSKPMTHKDALMVISQNGVIKNDLAESLMKFVELANGILHEFQDVDESSIIRSVPMLIVDADTFVQQITASLPYL, encoded by the coding sequence ATGGCTGTAGATACAAATTACATCAAACGCAGGTTGAGGCGAATCCAAGAAGAAATCGAACACCTAAAATGGATCAAGCAAACACTTGAAGAAGAAACAGAGGAACCTTGGCGAGGTATTCGCTTGGCGGAACGAACAATTGAGATCATCACACACGCAATCAGTGATGTTACAATCCACATCATTGCACACAAGAGATTGTCAAAACCAATGACGCACAAGGACGCCCTCATGGTTATCAGTCAAAACGGTGTGATAAAGAATGATCTTGCCGAGAGCCTCATGAAATTTGTAGAACTTGCCAACGGTATTCTCCATGAATTTCAAGACGTTGATGAGAGCAGTATCATCAGGTCTGTTCCAATGTTGATAGTAGATGCGGATACCTTTGTGCAACAGATCACAGCGTCATTGCCCTATCTCTGA
- a CDS encoding radical SAM protein, translated as MTEPEKAETPNVFGIVPSRRLGQSLGVSPIPNKACNYSCVYCQLGRTHHYVRQRQTFYDVDDIIKQLKQYLEQIQPNQYDIITIVGDGEPTLYSELGTLIQRIKALQSKPVAVISNGALLFERDVREEVAQADVVMLNFDSWDQESLRRINRPLSRLTFERRIEGYRQFRKIFTGMLYLEVMLVKGLNDSDEALMAIADLARDLQPDRIFVNTPVRPPAEQWVEIPDEERVARAKEILAANRIDYLPEGDFVSLRENPVRAVLDIISRHPMRIEDIRTLLLKREGTLDTEQTLKEIVQELESNPSVTEIKYGSATFYRISVR; from the coding sequence ATGACAGAACCAGAAAAGGCTGAAACCCCAAACGTCTTTGGAATCGTTCCCTCGCGTCGCCTAGGTCAATCGTTAGGAGTCAGTCCGATCCCCAACAAGGCGTGCAACTATTCGTGTGTGTACTGCCAGCTTGGTCGGACGCATCATTATGTACGCCAACGTCAGACATTCTATGATGTAGACGATATAATTAAACAATTAAAACAATACCTTGAACAGATCCAACCGAATCAATATGATATCATCACGATCGTTGGCGATGGAGAACCAACACTCTACTCGGAACTTGGCACACTCATCCAGAGAATAAAGGCACTCCAATCGAAACCTGTTGCAGTCATCTCTAATGGTGCACTCCTCTTTGAGAGAGATGTGCGAGAGGAGGTTGCTCAGGCGGATGTGGTGATGCTGAACTTTGATAGTTGGGATCAGGAGAGCCTCAGACGGATCAATCGACCCCTGAGCAGGCTCACTTTTGAAAGGCGAATAGAGGGATACAGACAGTTCCGAAAGATCTTCACAGGAATGCTCTATTTGGAAGTCATGCTGGTGAAGGGTCTCAATGACAGTGACGAGGCACTAATGGCCATCGCAGACCTCGCGCGTGATCTTCAACCAGACAGAATTTTTGTCAACACGCCTGTCAGACCACCTGCCGAGCAATGGGTGGAAATTCCGGACGAAGAAAGAGTTGCAAGAGCAAAAGAGATCCTCGCAGCGAACAGAATAGACTATCTCCCAGAGGGTGATTTCGTATCATTGAGGGAGAACCCAGTACGGGCAGTACTGGACATCATCAGTCGCCACCCGATGCGGATCGAAGACATCAGGACATTGTTACTCAAACGTGAAGGTACTCTGGACACAGAACAGACCTTGAAAGAGATCGTACAGGAGCTGGAATCCAACCCTTCAGTGACGGAGATCAAATACGGCTCAGCAACATTTTATCGAATTTCGGTGAGATAG